From the Butyrivibrio fibrisolvens genome, the window AAATAATGGAGATGGACGAGCTATTGCTTTTGAGATATCAGTCGGTGAGGGTCTTATGCTCAACGATGCCATCCATGATCCAGATTCAGACCTTGTTGCAGCTGTTGGCGACCAGACCTATCCTTTGTATGACACACAGCAGATCGTAGATCTTTTACAGTATATGAAGGATTACAACATGACAGTGCCTTACGAAGAGTCGTTGATGTTCTACGGCGTAGACATGCAGGATAAATACACAGGAGTTTATTATCTGCAGGAGCTTATCAAGAAGGGTACAGATCTTTTGTCAAAAGAAGAGCAGGATGTGATCAGCTCTATCGAGCTTTCAGATTTTAATCAGAGCATTGAAAAAAGAGACTTCTATCAGGGCGTTTATGACAGACTTTCTGCTTCAGATAACTTAAAGCAGAAGCAGCTTGCCCTTGTATTCGAGATGATCCTTGAAAGAATTGACTCACCTGATCTTGAAACAGAGACCAAAGAGTTTGGTGATAACAGAGATTATTGTATGGGCAAGAACCTTATGAGCTGCTGGACTCTTGAAGATTACAGAGGCTATTCACAGATCGTTATCACAGGACATAATGCCCATGTTATGAAGGGCTCTGCAAGTTGTATTTATGACGAAGATGACCTTACAATGGGAGATTACATTGACAGACTTTCAGGTGGCAGTTACTTCTGCATAGGAACAGACTATTACAACGCTGTAGTTGATATCCATGTAGCAGGTACTTACGACGATAAGTACGAAAGAACTACAATTTCAACTTGCAGTGAGAACACACTTGCATATCAGGCAAAGTTCATGGAAGATGGCAGATTTTGTCTTGATTTCTCCAAGATTACAGATGAGAATAGTAAGGTGTACGATATAATCAATAACTACAATTTCATGGGAATTGTTGGTGAAGGCTATAGCCCTTCACAGGACCTTTATAAGGGCGAGCGCATGAAGGTTATAGCTACAGAGAAATTTGACGCAGTTATTTATTTCTACTCGATCACACCTATTAAGACAATACATTATTGAATCAAAGATTTAATAATGCAGTAATCAAGTATTACTAAATATCACCTTCCAAGGAGCAATTAATGACATACCTGTTATGTTTAAGCGTTCTTGTAAATATATTACTGATAATAAGGATTATATTTATAAGATATTCAATCAAACAACTTCGAATAGAATACGATGAAAGGGCAACGCTTAGGAGCAACACGCTTATCAGAGTATCCAGCATAGATCCGCTGATCATGGCTCTTGCAAGTTCGATGAATAAGACGCTTAAGCTGTTAAGGGAAGCCTATAACAGGTATGAACATGGCGACATGGAGATAAAGGCTGCGATCACCAATATCTCTCATGATATAAGGACGCCCCTTACGGCTATCAGCGGCTATCTTGAACTTGCCAAAAAGCAGGACAAGAGCCCCGAACTTAGTAAGTATCTCGAAATAATCGAAGGCCGTACTGAGCATATGAAAAAGCTCACAGAAGAGCTCTTTGAGTATTCTGTAATAACTGGGGGCGAGATTACTGAAGAGAAAAAAGCTGTTAACGTAGGCCAGGTGCTTGAAGACTGCATAATGGACTATTATGCAGCACTTAGTGCAAGGGGTATAACTCCTGAAGTAAACATAACTGAAGAAAAGATCGTAAGAAATCTTTATCCAACTTATGTAGAAAGAATTATAAATAATCTCATGAGCAATGCTCTTAAATACAGCGACGGCGACCTTTATATATCTCTTTCCGATGAAGGAGAATTAAGATTTGCCAATTCAGCTGCCAAGCTTTCATCTGTAGACGTTAATAAGCTTTTCGACAGGTTCTTTAGTGTAGAGAACGCAAAAAGGGGTTCTACAGGTCTTGGACTATCCATAGTCAAGGTCTTCGCTGACCGAATGGACTGTCCTATAAACGCAAATTATGAAGATGGAAAACTTGCAATAAGTGTTTCTTTTTAAATCAAAATTGTACAGTACAGGGATGCCAAAAGCGCACCTGTACTGTATTTTTATGCCTTGGTGGACATTTGTTGGACATGGGTATTTATACTACAGTTTGTAAAGTGATTGAAAACAAATTCAAATGATACTTAATACAAATGAAAGGGAGATTATTATGAAAAGAAACAATGTAGTAAACACAATGATTTTTGCTCTTACAACAATGATGTCTGTAGTAACTGTCGCTGGATGTGGAAATAGTGCAGCTGATAAGGCCAATAGCCCTGAAGAAAGTTCTGAAGGATTTGTTATAGATGAAAGCCTTGCATCAACACCTAAGACAGATACTGTTGCAACAGGTGATGAGATCGCTGAGCCGCCATATTTTACAAAAGGTGTATATGCTAACTATGCAAGAGAAGCAGAGAATCCACCGAAGACATATTTTTATGTATTTAACACAGAGGATTACGGCTATACAGCAGATGGAGAAAATGACGATATAGGTCTTCCGTTCGATATAACCCAGGAAGAGGGCAAGGTTCTTTTTTCATTCGGTGGTCAGGATGGCGCTGAAGATACTCTGATCATTACTGGTGCAGAGGGCGGCTTTGTATATGGA encodes:
- a CDS encoding erythromycin esterase family protein, producing the protein MKKYRTGLLVLLAIIIVFIGSLSFVSFSGAFSSDKKIDGIEDVAIKFDDFEIPKDVKVVGIGEATHGNKELQIIKREILEKVVNNGDGRAIAFEISVGEGLMLNDAIHDPDSDLVAAVGDQTYPLYDTQQIVDLLQYMKDYNMTVPYEESLMFYGVDMQDKYTGVYYLQELIKKGTDLLSKEEQDVISSIELSDFNQSIEKRDFYQGVYDRLSASDNLKQKQLALVFEMILERIDSPDLETETKEFGDNRDYCMGKNLMSCWTLEDYRGYSQIVITGHNAHVMKGSASCIYDEDDLTMGDYIDRLSGGSYFCIGTDYYNAVVDIHVAGTYDDKYERTTISTCSENTLAYQAKFMEDGRFCLDFSKITDENSKVYDIINNYNFMGIVGEGYSPSQDLYKGERMKVIATEKFDAVIYFYSITPIKTIHY
- a CDS encoding HAMP domain-containing sensor histidine kinase — protein: MTYLLCLSVLVNILLIIRIIFIRYSIKQLRIEYDERATLRSNTLIRVSSIDPLIMALASSMNKTLKLLREAYNRYEHGDMEIKAAITNISHDIRTPLTAISGYLELAKKQDKSPELSKYLEIIEGRTEHMKKLTEELFEYSVITGGEITEEKKAVNVGQVLEDCIMDYYAALSARGITPEVNITEEKIVRNLYPTYVERIINNLMSNALKYSDGDLYISLSDEGELRFANSAAKLSSVDVNKLFDRFFSVENAKRGSTGLGLSIVKVFADRMDCPINANYEDGKLAISVSF